The Gemella haemolysans genome includes a region encoding these proteins:
- a CDS encoding MarR family winged helix-turn-helix transcriptional regulator produces MNNEFKAVIGIMRASNLLVDDLKKTLKNYPINATEFSVMEFLYSKGEKSIQEIRDRILLASGSATYVVDSLEKKGYITRNVSQKDKRVTYIRLTEEGMKLIDDIFPIHKKNTKRIFEKINDKELVILKEILKKIN; encoded by the coding sequence ATGAATAATGAGTTTAAAGCCGTTATCGGAATAATGAGAGCAAGCAATTTATTAGTAGATGATTTAAAGAAAACTTTAAAGAATTATCCAATTAACGCGACTGAATTTTCTGTTATGGAATTTTTATATAGTAAAGGTGAGAAGAGTATTCAAGAAATACGAGATAGAATATTGCTTGCTAGTGGTAGTGCAACTTATGTTGTTGATAGTCTTGAAAAAAAAGGTTATATTACAAGAAATGTTAGTCAAAAAGATAAAAGAGTAACTTATATAAGATTGACTGAAGAAGGAATGAAATTAATCGATGATATTTTTCCAATTCATAAAAAAAATACTAAGAGAATTTTTGAAAAAATAAATGACAAAGAGTTAGTAATATTAAAAGAAATCTTAAAAAAAATAAACTAG
- a CDS encoding LLM class flavin-dependent oxidoreductase — translation MIELGISTFGETTEIEGTGIIPAHDERIRNMIEEMKLADEVGLDLYAIGEHHREDFAVSAPEILLAAGAAVTKNIKLSSAVTVLSSSDPVRVYQQYATIDAISNGRAEVMVGRGSFTESFPLFGYDLGDYEELFDEKLAMLEKIKANEMLTWEGKHTQKVENKGVYPRSVQEDFPIWVATGGNTESTIKIAQKGLPIAYAIIGGQYKAFKGLIDYYRAIGRNAGHSEDRLKVASHSWGFVAETDEEAIKKYFHPTKQVVDAISKDRPFWRPLTFEQYLNSVGPDGSMLVGSPETVANKLIDMIETLGLDRFMLHLPLGSMPHEDIMKAIKLFGEEVAPRVREYFKNK, via the coding sequence ATGATAGAGTTAGGAATTAGTACATTTGGTGAAACTACAGAAATTGAAGGTACAGGAATAATACCTGCACATGATGAACGTATTAGAAATATGATTGAGGAAATGAAACTTGCTGATGAAGTTGGTTTAGATCTTTATGCAATCGGTGAGCATCATAGAGAAGATTTTGCAGTATCAGCACCTGAGATATTACTTGCAGCTGGCGCAGCTGTTACTAAGAATATAAAATTAAGTTCAGCGGTAACAGTATTATCATCATCAGACCCAGTAAGAGTTTATCAACAATATGCAACTATTGATGCAATATCTAATGGTAGAGCAGAAGTAATGGTAGGTCGTGGATCATTTACAGAATCATTTCCGTTGTTCGGTTATGATTTAGGTGATTATGAAGAACTATTCGATGAAAAATTAGCAATGTTAGAGAAAATTAAAGCTAATGAAATGTTAACATGGGAAGGAAAACATACACAAAAGGTAGAAAATAAGGGAGTATATCCAAGAAGTGTTCAAGAAGATTTTCCAATTTGGGTAGCGACAGGTGGAAATACAGAGTCTACTATAAAAATTGCTCAAAAAGGATTACCGATAGCATATGCTATAATTGGAGGTCAATACAAAGCTTTCAAAGGTTTAATAGATTATTATAGAGCTATAGGACGTAATGCAGGTCATAGTGAAGATAGATTAAAAGTTGCTTCACATTCTTGGGGATTTGTAGCTGAAACGGATGAAGAAGCGATTAAAAAATATTTCCATCCTACAAAACAGGTTGTTGATGCAATTTCGAAAGATAGACCGTTTTGGAGACCTCTTACTTTCGAACAATATTTAAATAGCGTAGGACCAGATGGATCTATGTTAGTAGGTAGTCCAGAAACAGTTGCAAATAAACTTATCGATATGATAGAAACTTTAGGACTAGATAGATTTATGCTACATTTACCACTTGGCTCTATGCCACATGAAGATATAATGAAAGCTATAAAACTATTTGGAGAAGAAGTAGCTCCACGAGTTCGTGAATATTTTAAAAATAAATAA
- a CDS encoding YjjG family noncanonical pyrimidine nucleotidase, protein MILDKYKYLLFDLDDTLLDFGKAQVLAFKKLLKDENIEYNDELFEKYETINKSLWRSFECGEISNKEVTSERFIRFFKLFDRKVDGSEVDKRYRGYLAEGNQLFDGIIEMLEKLTTTHKLYVASNGIGVTQHTRLKNNNLNKYFEKIFISEEIGSKKPDKEFFDIILKEICVENKDEVLMIGDTLTSDILGANNAGIDSCLVDIHKILNPELVPTYKIEKTIDLLELKKGV, encoded by the coding sequence ATGATTTTAGATAAGTATAAATATTTATTATTTGATTTAGATGATACTTTATTAGATTTCGGTAAAGCACAAGTTTTAGCTTTTAAAAAATTATTGAAAGATGAAAATATTGAGTATAATGATGAGTTGTTTGAAAAATATGAAACGATAAATAAATCTTTATGGAGAAGTTTTGAATGTGGAGAAATATCGAATAAAGAAGTCACTAGTGAAAGATTTATAAGATTTTTTAAGTTGTTTGATAGAAAAGTTGATGGTAGTGAAGTAGATAAAAGATATAGAGGGTATCTTGCTGAAGGAAATCAACTTTTTGATGGAATAATTGAGATGTTAGAGAAACTAACAACAACTCATAAATTATATGTAGCTTCTAATGGAATAGGTGTTACTCAACATACAAGATTAAAAAATAATAATCTTAATAAATACTTTGAGAAGATTTTTATTTCCGAAGAAATTGGAAGTAAAAAGCCAGATAAAGAATTTTTTGATATTATTTTAAAAGAAATCTGTGTTGAAAATAAGGATGAAGTTTTAATGATAGGAGATACTCTTACATCGGATATATTAGGTGCTAATAATGCAGGGATTGATAGTTGTTTAGTAGATATTCATAAAATCTTAAATCCAGAGCTAGTACCTACGTATAAAATTGAGAAGACGATAGATTTATTGGAATTAAAAAAAGGAGTCTAA
- a CDS encoding cation diffusion facilitator family transporter → MIQKNFHHKKHYKIQSYSKKVLYTTLILTISFALLEYIGGLLSNSLALLGDSFHMFSDVIALGFSLIALIFSSKKPNKKYTFGFVRLEVLAAFINGLMLVGISIYLIFEGFMRFFNPKDIDFKSMLIISTIGLIFNIVVTIILTKSLKEEDNLNIQSALWHFLGDLISSIGIIISSTIIYFTNYQIVDVIMSIIISIILFKGGYKITKSSFVILMEATTLDTEEVYNKIKKIEGIVDIHEFHIWHTDTNEINAAMHILLNEYNTAKDYTIVENIKILLKEEYNIEHCFIALENIKYNNHSL, encoded by the coding sequence ATGATACAAAAAAATTTTCATCATAAAAAACATTATAAAATTCAATCATATTCAAAAAAAGTACTTTATACAACATTAATTTTAACAATAAGTTTTGCATTATTAGAATATATCGGGGGGCTTCTTTCTAATTCATTAGCGTTATTAGGTGACTCATTCCATATGTTCTCTGATGTTATCGCATTAGGTTTTAGTTTAATTGCTTTGATATTCAGTTCAAAAAAGCCAAATAAAAAATACACTTTTGGTTTTGTGAGATTAGAAGTATTAGCTGCCTTTATTAACGGTTTAATGCTAGTTGGTATTTCTATTTATTTAATTTTTGAAGGATTTATGAGATTTTTCAATCCTAAAGACATTGATTTCAAATCAATGCTGATAATATCGACAATAGGATTAATCTTCAATATTGTAGTAACAATAATTTTAACAAAAAGTTTAAAAGAAGAAGATAATCTTAATATTCAAAGTGCTTTATGGCATTTCCTTGGTGATTTAATTAGTTCAATTGGAATTATAATTTCTTCAACAATTATTTACTTTACAAACTATCAAATTGTTGACGTTATTATGAGTATTATTATCAGTATAATATTATTTAAAGGCGGATATAAAATTACTAAATCATCATTTGTAATTTTAATGGAAGCTACTACTCTAGATACTGAAGAAGTTTACAATAAGATTAAAAAAATAGAAGGCATCGTAGATATTCATGAATTTCACATTTGGCACACTGATACAAATGAAATCAACGCAGCAATGCACATTCTTTTAAATGAGTATAATACAGCTAAAGATTACACAATAGTAGAAAATATAAAAATACTTCTTAAAGAAGAATATAATATTGAACATTGCTTTATCGCGCTAGAAAATATTAAATACAACAATCATAGTTTATAA
- a CDS encoding GDSL-type esterase/lipase family protein: MRILCIGDSNTWGYVPGEDGVRTDKRWTKLLAEFRSNDTIIEEALCGRTVTAKDTIVPVRCGIDTLPILMLSHVPVDLVIIMLGTNDLKKQFNPSAKHIARGIEEYIKYIRNPHLIAGYKIPKILVVSPVPLRDEIVERQSLFGEFDENSLKQSKFLAQTFKEVSDKYEVDFLNAGRVAETSLIDCIHLDEKNHEKLAKYIASKVSEVLDYEEAR, translated from the coding sequence ATGCGTATTTTATGTATTGGGGATAGTAACACTTGGGGATATGTTCCAGGTGAGGATGGAGTAAGAACTGATAAACGTTGGACTAAATTACTAGCAGAATTTCGTTCTAATGACACTATTATAGAAGAAGCTCTTTGTGGAAGAACAGTTACTGCAAAAGATACGATTGTACCGGTTAGATGTGGTATTGATACACTACCAATTTTAATGTTAAGTCACGTACCTGTAGATTTAGTAATAATTATGTTAGGGACTAATGATTTGAAAAAACAATTTAATCCGAGTGCGAAACATATTGCTAGAGGGATTGAAGAATATATTAAATATATAAGAAATCCTCATTTAATCGCTGGATATAAAATTCCGAAGATTCTTGTTGTTTCACCTGTTCCATTACGTGATGAAATAGTAGAAAGACAAAGCTTATTTGGAGAATTTGATGAAAACAGTTTAAAACAATCAAAATTCTTAGCTCAAACATTTAAAGAAGTTAGTGATAAATATGAAGTAGACTTTTTAAATGCGGGGCGTGTAGCAGAGACTTCATTAATTGATTGTATTCACTTAGATGAAAAAAATCATGAAAAATTAGCGAAGTATATTGCTAGTAAAGTGTCTGAAGTGTTAGATTACGAAGAAGCAAGATAA
- a CDS encoding APC family permease, whose translation MENLRKEIGFFGAFSTVVGVVIGSGVFFKAAVIYKTTGNVSLGLLAWILAGIISICAGLTTAELAAAIPETGGMIVWVEKAYGKTISYLLGWAQAVIYYPASIAAAAAIFSTQFLNLFGVDKKYSILVGACAATTVTGLNLLGSKASGHIQTIATVCKLIPIIAIIVFGLLQPNPTTIELFPSSSSSTSSTPLAALGAAMLAAMYGYDGWSNVGTIAGEMKNPKKDLPRAILYGLLVITAIYLLINVAYLLTMPMEQIAGNGNVPNDVATKLFGPNGGKIITIGIMISVYGTMNGFTMTAIRVPYAMAMKDQIPFKNFWIKLNRFSIPYFSALVTLVLTIAMMFTGEFDTLTDFLLFTIWIFFIATFFAVFVLRKREPDMPRPYKVPFYPIVPWISIIGGAYIVLAAIITQFILAISGVIITLLGLVFYTETHKKFKK comes from the coding sequence TTGGAAAATTTAAGAAAAGAAATTGGATTTTTTGGAGCTTTTTCTACAGTAGTTGGCGTAGTAATTGGTTCAGGGGTATTTTTTAAAGCGGCAGTTATATATAAAACTACAGGAAACGTCAGCCTTGGTCTACTAGCTTGGATTCTTGCTGGAATTATAAGTATTTGTGCGGGATTAACTACTGCTGAGCTTGCTGCCGCTATACCGGAAACCGGGGGTATGATAGTTTGGGTTGAAAAGGCTTATGGAAAAACAATATCATACTTACTTGGTTGGGCTCAGGCTGTAATATATTATCCTGCTAGTATAGCTGCAGCCGCCGCTATTTTTTCAACACAATTTCTAAATCTTTTTGGTGTTGACAAGAAATATTCAATACTTGTAGGAGCATGTGCCGCTACTACGGTAACAGGTTTAAACTTACTTGGTAGTAAGGCGAGTGGTCATATTCAAACTATTGCTACTGTTTGTAAACTTATACCAATTATAGCAATTATTGTTTTCGGATTATTACAACCTAATCCTACGACAATTGAACTTTTTCCTAGTAGTTCATCATCAACTAGTTCTACACCTCTAGCTGCTCTTGGTGCTGCAATGTTAGCCGCCATGTATGGTTATGACGGATGGAGTAATGTTGGAACTATTGCTGGTGAAATGAAAAATCCGAAAAAAGATTTACCACGCGCAATTTTATATGGTTTACTAGTAATAACAGCAATTTATCTACTAATAAATGTAGCGTATCTACTTACTATGCCTATGGAACAAATAGCAGGTAACGGTAATGTTCCTAATGATGTAGCTACTAAGTTATTTGGACCAAATGGTGGTAAAATAATAACCATTGGTATTATGATTAGTGTTTACGGAACTATGAATGGTTTTACTATGACAGCTATTCGCGTTCCTTATGCAATGGCAATGAAAGATCAGATTCCATTTAAAAACTTCTGGATCAAACTAAATAGATTCTCAATTCCATATTTCTCAGCTTTAGTAACTTTAGTTTTAACTATTGCGATGATGTTTACAGGAGAATTTGATACTCTTACAGATTTTCTTTTATTTACAATTTGGATTTTCTTCATAGCGACATTTTTCGCTGTATTTGTCCTTAGAAAAAGAGAACCTGATATGCCACGCCCATATAAAGTTCCATTTTACCCTATAGTTCCTTGGATTTCTATCATAGGTGGAGCTTACATAGTACTCGCTGCTATTATTACTCAATTTATATTAGCTATAAGTGGTGTTATTATTACATTACTTGGTTTAGTATTTTACACAGAAACTCATAAAAAATTCAAAAAATAA
- the lysS gene encoding lysine--tRNA ligase, whose product MTEEIKVDVQDLNDQMLVRREKMEAMRESGLDPFGTKFERTHLSDQIVAEYDKFSKEELEEKNISVTIAGRIMTKRGKGKAGFAHVQDLGGQVQIYVRQDRVGDSYEYFKTLDLGDIVGVTGVLFKTNVGELSVKADKFEILTKALRPLPDKFHGLKDVEERYRRRYVDLIMNEDSKETFILRSKIIQIMRSYLNERGYLEVETPMMHSVAGGAAARPFVTHHNALDMQLFMRIALELPLKRLIVGGLEKVYEIGRAFRNEGVSTRHNPEFTMIELYEAYADYNDIMDLTESMIAYICNEIHGTTKIMYGEDEIDLTPKWRRVHMVDAIKEVTGVDFWPEMTDAEAHALAKEHNVPVRKDMKVGHIINEFFETFVEETLVQPTFVYGHPVEVSPLAKTNAEDTRFTDRFELFIVRREHANAFSELNDPIDQKERFLAQMDEKDAGNEEVYEMDEDFVEALEYGMPPTGGLGIGIDRLVMLLTNSASIRDVLLFPYMKHK is encoded by the coding sequence ATGACAGAAGAAATTAAAGTAGATGTACAAGATTTAAATGATCAAATGCTTGTTCGTCGTGAAAAAATGGAAGCTATGAGAGAAAGTGGTTTAGATCCATTTGGAACTAAATTTGAAAGAACACATCTTTCAGATCAAATCGTAGCAGAATATGATAAATTTAGTAAAGAAGAATTAGAAGAAAAAAATATTTCTGTAACAATTGCAGGACGTATTATGACTAAACGTGGTAAAGGTAAAGCTGGATTTGCTCACGTTCAAGATTTAGGTGGTCAAGTTCAAATTTACGTTCGTCAAGATAGAGTAGGAGATTCATATGAATACTTCAAAACTCTTGACCTTGGGGATATTGTAGGTGTAACTGGGGTACTATTCAAAACTAACGTAGGTGAATTATCTGTTAAAGCTGATAAATTTGAAATTTTAACAAAAGCACTACGTCCACTACCAGACAAATTCCACGGACTTAAAGATGTTGAAGAGCGTTACAGAAGAAGATACGTAGACTTAATTATGAATGAAGACAGTAAAGAAACATTTATTTTACGTTCTAAAATTATTCAAATTATGCGTAGCTACTTAAATGAACGTGGATACTTAGAAGTAGAAACTCCTATGATGCACTCAGTTGCTGGTGGAGCTGCTGCTCGTCCATTCGTAACTCACCACAATGCACTAGATATGCAGTTATTCATGCGTATTGCACTTGAATTACCTTTAAAACGTTTAATCGTCGGTGGATTAGAAAAAGTATATGAAATTGGTCGTGCATTCCGTAATGAAGGTGTATCAACAAGACATAACCCAGAATTTACAATGATTGAATTATATGAAGCTTATGCAGATTACAATGATATTATGGATTTAACAGAATCTATGATTGCTTACATCTGTAATGAAATTCACGGTACTACAAAAATTATGTATGGTGAAGATGAAATTGATTTAACTCCAAAATGGCGTCGTGTACATATGGTAGATGCTATTAAAGAAGTAACTGGAGTTGATTTCTGGCCAGAAATGACTGATGCAGAGGCTCATGCATTAGCTAAAGAACACAACGTTCCAGTTAGAAAAGATATGAAAGTTGGACACATTATTAATGAATTCTTTGAAACATTTGTAGAAGAAACATTAGTTCAACCAACATTCGTTTACGGTCACCCAGTTGAAGTATCTCCATTAGCTAAAACTAATGCAGAAGACACAAGATTTACTGATCGTTTCGAGTTATTTATCGTTAGACGTGAACATGCAAATGCATTTAGTGAGTTAAACGATCCAATCGATCAAAAAGAAAGATTCTTAGCTCAAATGGATGAAAAAGATGCTGGTAACGAAGAAGTTTATGAAATGGATGAAGACTTCGTTGAAGCATTAGAATACGGTATGCCACCAACAGGTGGATTAGGAATCGGAATTGATAGATTAGTTATGTTATTAACTAACTCAGCTTCAATCCGTGACGTACTGTTATTCCCATACATGAAGCACAAGTAA
- the ftsY gene encoding signal recognition particle-docking protein FtsY, whose translation MASFFEKLKEKFSAKEELNEELISLDEYEEFVESQFVTEKFKKGLKKSRDNFSNALNNLISSYREINEEFFEDLEELLIQSDVSYNTVLELVDYLKVESQRQNLKEPSELQSMIIEKLVDVYMEGTVKSELNYAPEKELSVFLFVGVNGVGKTTSIGKLAHNLKKEGKKVLIAAGDTFRAGAIDQLDVWAKRSGADIVKSHEGADSAAIIFDAIQSAKAKGYDVLLCDTAGRLQNKDHLMKELEKIVRVIKKEVPEGPHEVLLTIDATTGQNGILQAKTFKEVSDVTGVILTKLDGTAKGGIVIAIKKELGIPVKLVGLGENIDDLEVFDPEQYIYGLFYQENSDKTEEQSEAE comes from the coding sequence ATGGCAAGCTTTTTTGAAAAATTAAAAGAAAAATTTTCTGCTAAGGAAGAATTAAATGAAGAACTGATTTCGCTTGATGAATATGAAGAGTTCGTCGAGAGTCAGTTTGTAACTGAAAAATTTAAAAAAGGACTAAAAAAATCACGTGATAACTTCTCTAATGCACTTAATAACTTAATTAGTTCGTATAGAGAAATTAACGAAGAATTTTTTGAAGATTTAGAGGAATTACTTATTCAATCAGATGTTAGTTATAACACTGTATTAGAATTAGTTGATTATCTAAAAGTTGAGTCACAAAGACAAAATTTAAAAGAACCAAGTGAGCTTCAAAGTATGATCATTGAGAAGTTGGTAGATGTTTACATGGAAGGAACAGTAAAATCTGAATTAAACTATGCACCAGAAAAAGAACTTTCAGTGTTCTTATTTGTAGGGGTTAATGGAGTAGGGAAAACTACATCTATTGGTAAATTAGCTCATAACCTTAAGAAAGAAGGAAAAAAAGTACTTATAGCTGCTGGAGATACATTTAGAGCAGGAGCTATTGATCAACTTGATGTTTGGGCAAAACGTAGTGGTGCAGACATTGTAAAATCACATGAGGGAGCTGATTCAGCAGCGATTATCTTTGATGCTATTCAATCTGCTAAAGCAAAAGGTTATGATGTATTACTTTGTGATACTGCGGGTCGTCTACAAAACAAAGATCATCTTATGAAAGAGCTTGAAAAAATTGTCCGTGTAATTAAAAAAGAAGTTCCAGAAGGGCCACATGAAGTACTTTTAACAATAGATGCGACAACAGGTCAAAACGGTATACTACAAGCGAAAACATTTAAAGAAGTAAGTGATGTAACAGGTGTTATTCTTACTAAACTTGATGGAACAGCTAAAGGTGGTATAGTCATCGCTATTAAGAAAGAACTAGGTATTCCAGTTAAACTTGTAGGTTTAGGGGAAAATATCGATGATTTAGAAGTATTTGATCCTGAACAATATATTTATGGACTATTTTATCAAGAAAACTCTGATAAAACTGAAGAACAATCAGAAGCAGAATAG
- a CDS encoding PTS sugar transporter subunit IIA has protein sequence MGFLSKLFGKKEEQVNEVVLSSYMKGKVVDITEVPDPVFAQKMMGDGFAIIPEEGKLISPVAGEIIQVFPTKHAFGIKSGDVEILIHVGLETVAMKGEGFDVAVSAGDRVEVGQTLLTYDLELVKEKAKDIITPCVITNMDAVANIEVLKLNETVDFSQEVAKVKLK, from the coding sequence ATGGGATTTTTATCTAAATTATTCGGAAAAAAAGAAGAGCAAGTAAATGAGGTTGTTTTAAGCTCATACATGAAAGGTAAAGTAGTAGATATTACAGAAGTACCGGACCCAGTATTTGCTCAAAAAATGATGGGAGATGGATTTGCTATTATTCCTGAAGAAGGGAAACTTATTTCACCAGTAGCTGGAGAAATTATCCAAGTATTCCCAACAAAACATGCTTTTGGAATTAAATCAGGAGATGTAGAAATTCTTATTCACGTTGGATTAGAAACAGTTGCTATGAAAGGTGAAGGTTTCGATGTAGCAGTATCTGCAGGAGATAGAGTTGAAGTAGGTCAAACTTTATTAACTTATGACTTAGAGTTAGTTAAAGAAAAAGCTAAGGATATTATTACTCCTTGTGTAATTACAAACATGGATGCAGTAGCAAATATCGAAGTATTAAAATTAAATGAAACTGTTGATTTCTCACAAGAAGTAGCAAAAGTAAAACTTAAATAG
- a CDS encoding tetratricopeptide repeat protein encodes MNDKKFWKIIYLYITKYNYSILYYRPEKKDVWLINEDNELIRFIYGDSFKSTEIDSIVSNVIRNEVRLKKMFKLNSLKMKILYVSPEFDDIIEDYKKYRISNSIIIERILYNEKNSKLFLKEKDKSFIEGTPDTLRYKNRVVELYKRQTLDRNVFNVKYNILSGLYLILFLINYFIIYLSNRNSSAYQYIEYSYQKIISGQFYRVFTSVFTVDNSMKLLVILATIGVSSILFNKSLNILKSLGILLIVSLVFNFLLIFGYSGVLDIALVSNIALLGSIFMGQLSKKNDNLKFMYSSAISIVYLALVSILFDTSIVLYIFSFVLGVFIELFLVKKRVYIALICMVVFCLLGETFLIAGVNTKGTINRFRVSRVDSRLLKTYNDEDIFNLEKELNSKNKSALTYYELGMVKMTTATKQDAKKVFLEGINFDDSFAPLYYNLAIIERQEGNYSKAKEYAERAYELDGREANKNLVDELSNF; translated from the coding sequence ATGAATGATAAAAAATTTTGGAAGATTATATACCTGTATATAACGAAATATAATTACAGTATATTATATTATCGTCCAGAAAAAAAAGATGTATGGCTTATTAATGAAGATAATGAATTAATAAGATTTATATACGGAGATAGTTTTAAATCAACAGAAATCGACAGCATTGTTTCTAATGTTATTAGAAATGAAGTTAGACTGAAAAAAATGTTTAAACTGAATAGTTTAAAAATGAAAATCCTTTATGTTTCTCCTGAATTTGATGATATTATAGAAGATTACAAAAAGTATAGAATATCAAATAGCATAATTATCGAACGTATTTTATATAATGAGAAAAATAGTAAGCTGTTTTTAAAAGAAAAAGATAAGAGTTTTATAGAAGGAACGCCTGACACTTTAAGATATAAAAATAGGGTGGTTGAATTATATAAAAGGCAAACATTAGATAGAAATGTATTTAATGTAAAATATAATATATTATCAGGTCTTTATTTAATTTTATTCTTAATAAATTATTTTATAATTTATTTATCGAATAGAAATAGTTCTGCATATCAATATATCGAGTATAGCTATCAGAAAATTATAAGCGGTCAATTTTATAGAGTATTTACTAGTGTTTTTACAGTAGATAACTCTATGAAATTGTTGGTAATATTGGCAACAATCGGGGTTAGTTCAATTCTATTTAATAAGTCTCTTAATATATTGAAAAGCCTTGGAATATTATTAATAGTTTCCTTAGTGTTCAATTTCCTGTTGATATTTGGATATTCAGGGGTGCTAGATATTGCCTTGGTTTCAAATATTGCGCTTTTAGGTTCTATTTTTATGGGACAGCTTAGTAAAAAGAATGATAATTTGAAATTCATGTATTCTAGTGCAATATCAATTGTTTATCTGGCCTTGGTTTCAATATTATTTGATACTTCTATAGTTTTATATATTTTTTCTTTTGTATTAGGAGTATTTATAGAACTATTTTTAGTTAAGAAAAGAGTTTATATAGCACTAATTTGTATGGTAGTCTTTTGTCTCCTTGGTGAAACATTTTTAATCGCAGGTGTTAATACGAAAGGTACAATTAATCGATTTAGAGTTTCGAGAGTTGATAGTAGGTTATTAAAAACATACAATGATGAAGATATATTCAATTTAGAAAAAGAATTAAACTCTAAAAATAAATCCGCTTTAACTTATTATGAGTTAGGTATGGTTAAGATGACTACAGCTACAAAACAAGATGCTAAGAAAGTTTTTCTTGAGGGAATAAATTTTGATGATTCTTTTGCACCGCTTTATTATAATTTAGCAATAATTGAACGCCAAGAAGGTAATTATTCGAAAGCAAAAGAGTATGCAGAAAGAGCTTATGAATTAGACGGAAGAGAAGCTAATAAAAATCTAGTTGATGAATTGAGTAATTTTTAA
- a CDS encoding YqgQ family protein, protein MKNFYDLQQFLKSFGIIIYMKDRKHTLSMVEYEVRELRRLELISKEDFIRAIAIIRHEVNYELSKG, encoded by the coding sequence ATGAAAAATTTTTATGATTTGCAACAATTTTTGAAATCATTTGGTATAATTATATATATGAAGGATAGAAAACATACATTAAGTATGGTAGAATATGAAGTGAGAGAATTAAGACGTTTAGAATTAATTTCAAAAGAAGATTTTATAAGAGCAATTGCTATAATTAGACATGAAGTTAATTATGAATTATCAAAAGGATAG
- a CDS encoding DUF1507 family protein, with protein sequence MENNLIFIKVRRRIEEDVVKIEEMINACVSVKGQRKCPLYQDVIDTQIYGLTKEINLAVEIGCISQEAGRIILADLENKASEMYSNLAEESKAN encoded by the coding sequence ATGGAAAATAACCTAATATTTATTAAGGTTCGTAGAAGAATAGAAGAAGATGTTGTGAAGATTGAAGAAATGATTAATGCTTGTGTATCGGTAAAAGGTCAGAGAAAATGTCCGCTTTATCAAGATGTTATTGATACTCAAATCTATGGTCTTACTAAAGAAATAAACTTAGCAGTAGAAATAGGTTGCATTTCACAAGAAGCTGGGCGCATAATTCTAGCTGATTTAGAAAATAAAGCTAGCGAAATGTACTCTAATTTAGCAGAAGAAAGTAAAGCAAACTAA